The Schistocerca gregaria isolate iqSchGreg1 chromosome X, iqSchGreg1.2, whole genome shotgun sequence nucleotide sequence ctgtattaatctctttgtctccctccgaTTTTTACCCCACATTTCTCtcttagtactaaattggtgagccattGATGACTCAGAATTTGTACTATCTCAGAGAAGATAATTATTTCTGATAGTGTTCCTGGTCACTTTAAAAATTGTTACCAGCTGTTGGAATTGAGTAAGTCACTTGTGCCAATTGACtaggtatacagtgctactggtcacgaGAACGGGCCTTGGGTTGGTGTAGgcggcctgctgaagcaccatgttaacaaaacaatctttccagaccaaatacagttgTGATTCAGAATGTCGAGACTTTTACAAGAGTCGTGAAATCtcacacatccacagccctcattcttttgtccaaagagaaaATAGAAGAATTCTgcgagcagaaaaaagaagaatggtccaaacaaactactcctgtgaaagaaagtcagaagacacatttttggacaagtgatgggcaaactcatattgcacgcactttaaagaacaagaaaaaggaaattttgtttgtttggcgaacacctcagaaacagcaggataatattcagattcacaacctgagtgagaagggggatgtttgtggcatgtgtgtatgactgACTGATGGATTGCAGGTTTGTTTGgcgaacacctcagaaacagcaggataatattcagattcacaacctgagtgagaagggggatgtttgtggcgtgtgtgtatgactgactggtggattgcagagattagagacaccagttatgagttaatcgaaattgtagtgaaatttatgctaccacatggaccagctgatGGATATAGGTTTCCGGCTGAAGGACTGCAACAccaccatcagtgctcacttcctttTCTTGGTTCAGCAGGAAgacatcactctatatcaaaggaagacactgaagcaatggaacacatttttagtgcaTTGAATGGCTAATTTcaatacaaaacagagtgcacagaagtttaataaattgaaacctttaagtctttggacctttcacatacattttggaaccatttaaaatatttgaaaaacgtatCTCTtagtcatctttcaaaactaaaattatgttaaataatggTAGGTTTTGATCTTCAttagcctgttatgtgataataaaacaggttttatgtatggcaaaaattttgattgtttatgAAACCAcctcaacctaaaagtggaagctctccttttcaggtaaTGTAGAACTATACGATACCAATCGACAGGTGATGGGGAGAATTATGGATTTgcattttgaaaaatttttttttttgcataaagtataaaaaaaagttcagaatggTATAGTAAAAGAACTATGACAACTCCAATGGAggatttttttgtaattataaagcaattatttttcaaataaaagaagcaaacaaaatatctagaactgttctagagatacagcatttcaaattttttttccaaaaatcccACCTTCAAAATGATATGCACAGTGTCATCTTTGAAGGGCTGTATCtctgagcagattttttttttcgttttctttttcttttcttttcttttttttcttttttttttttttgagaaaaaaaatttacatgttcattaattagtccttcattttaacatatgctaaatttaaTAACAttcgagactatgaaggtaagatttttttctaGCCTGCCTGAACTGATATGGACTATGCCTGCTTTACACTGTTGCGTTTCCCGTCATGAACAACTCATTTAAAGAAACTGAGGTGAACGAACTCCCATACTGTAGAGCTTCTCAAGGAATAccgacagtaacaataataattaaaaaaaaaagtataaaagtAAAATGTGTTGCAGTATGTGTCAAACATATGAGACCTTTTGTTTCTATTTCTGGTGAAGGTTTCAAAGAACTAGGCCAAGAATGACTAGCTGCATAATATGGAGAAGTAAGCATTTCAGATGGCATGCTACATCCTTTTACTGTAAACAGACTTATCAAATAACAGGCCAGTGCAATATAAAACAGTCATAGGTATAAGTAAATACTTTAAAAGAAATTCTGGTGGATTATATAGCATGTCTCCCCAAATAATTGACTATAGTTCGAAACACCTAGCAAAGCCTGTCAAATCCCTTATACATTAAATACTGCAAGAAGGAATATTTCCAAATTGCTTAAAGAAATGTAACGTGATCTGTTCATGAAAAAGGGGAAATAAAGGGCATCCTTGTGACTAAAGATATGTCATTATCACTTCTGAACTGTCTACATTTGTAGAAATAACCATAAATGATAGGACAGTAAATTACATAGAGAAACATAATATAACAAATAGGGCACAGCATAGTTTCAGAACAGGTAGATCTACAAAGACAGCAGCTGCAGACCTCACAGTATATGTAGTAACGGCATTGTAAAAACAGGAACAAGTTTGTAGTCTATTCCTAGACCTATCAAAGACTTTTGATTGTGTGTGTCGCGtagtcccgttagaaaaattaaacCTGTATGATATAAGAGGCAGAGCAAACAATATTAAAGAGACATTTATTAAAAATAGGCAAAAATGTGTAGATATAAAATATAAAGTGAGCAACAGGTGGgtaactttgttttcaatgttcaaAAACTTAAAACATGAGACACTGCAAGGTTTGGTATTGGGACCACCACCACTTATTCTATATGTAAATGACATGCCGGAAGCTGTAAATGAAACAGTGATCACATATGCTGATGACATGATGACACACCTCTATAGATAGAGCATACAAATATTTTGAGGGATGAAGCCTTTTTCAAATGGAACAACTTTCATTAGAATACCACCAAATACGGAAGTCAAAATAGATCTTGATATCAAGCTTGGGGACTCAAGTACTCCAGAAGATTCTAGGATTGATGATGGGGAGTTTCCTTACACGAGAAACACAAATATACTTCTCAAACTGATGATCAGGACACTTCAATAAAACTGTATTGTAGTCTCATTTTTCTGCACATATCTTATTGTACACCTGTGTGGGGCAGTGCAGCTAATGTACACACAGGGAGAGTActtaaactgcaaaagaaaattattagATACATTGCAAAGCTGTCACCAAAGCAGTCCTGCAGAAATAAATTCAACGAATCACAAATACTGACACTGCTACTATGTTCTTAAAAATAATAGGCCCTATACATAATTATAGCACTCAATGTAAAGAAAACTGCTGCATGTACATAGACACACTTAAGCTGTATGACAAAAAACCTGGAATAGATGGGTGTatattttataacaaacttccaaGCAGTATGAAGAACTTGAAAACACTGTCTGCTTTCAAATAAAAACTAAGATGTCATCTGGTCTCAGCCTGTTAATACAGTGTAAATGAGTTCTTAGATGCAATTATACAGAATTCTTAAACAAGAGATTCTTCTGCAAAGTCAAGGTAAAGACAGTGTGCTGGACACCGTATCTATGCAAAATTGTACATATATTTTCTTAAATCTGTCTGGTATTACTATGCTTAGGGATGTAAGTAATATTGGTGCAAACTCTATATCTCTCTTCCAAATGCCTGGAATCtaggttttttttaatgttccTACGAAATACTTTTTTTAACACATCCAAGTATGCCTTGGTGTATTCAGTATCACTACCGAAGGAAAGAtggataaataagtaaataaaaacaaaacctctataataataaACAGGACAAAGACGACCATAAGATATACTCACTTTGTCCAATCATGTTTATCAACAAAAATAAGGCATCTCTCTGCCACCATATGGAAACTTTGCAATTTattaaccatttttgaaaaacatttgccagtgaaattacagaaaggtCACTGTGACCACTGACAGCAGACGGCACATAGAATAATAAAAAAGTTGCAAACGTTTATAGAAATAATCCTACACGAAGAAAACCAAAAGAAGATGTGAATTTGTGTCAACACCTTTTGGACTAAAAAGGCTATCGATCAAGTACTGATTTCTACAAAAATAAAGCTCTGTGTGTGGCAATAAAATTTACCTTGTTTGCTTTCTTGAAGTTCCACTGCAGCGTCCCAAGCACCATCATGTTCCAGGTTTCGGTAAACCCTAAGACTCACTCCAGGTAGTACGTTCCACGTTAAAAAATGTGTTCTAAAAAGTTTTATTGTACTGTTTATAAGGGCCGCCGTCAGCTGTCCATAGCCTTTACCTGCACTTGCTATTAACTTTTTCTGTTCGTCGTAAACAGACATAATTTCATTCTCCATTTTGTTTCTGTGTACCGGTATACGATTTAAGGAAATACTTTCTgtcaaatgaaaattatttgtctTCATTATATCGCTTATGTTATTTAACATCCTGTATGTAAAGCAAACCCAGTAGTCCTCACACTCTTCCAGCAAATTACCCACATTTCGTGAAATTCCATTGCTTCTATTAACTTTCAATATTGAATTTTGATCGCGCG carries:
- the LOC126298465 gene encoding uncharacterized protein LOC126298465; translation: MLVRDRIFRVLIFLKLCCLVCCYKSDIMITDEGIVTRDQNSILKVNRSNGISRNVGNLLEECEDYWVCFTYRMLNNISDIMKTNNFHLTESISLNRIPVHRNKMENEIMSVYDEQKKLIASAGKGYGQLTAALINSTIKLFRTHFLTWNVLPGVSLRVYRNLEHDGAWDAAVELQESKQGSRTFGARRRIMMALLPMMYKMGVMTTMLGGLIILALKGLTIGVILLLLGFGNFFHKFKSQGPPWYPHHPTDIHVHVHTDGHKQAYSGWHYGPVSADHSEVYGE